A window of Juglans regia cultivar Chandler chromosome 7, Walnut 2.0, whole genome shotgun sequence contains these coding sequences:
- the LOC109020496 gene encoding uncharacterized protein LOC109020496 — protein sequence MSLLGLPPNFFHESMLCSIGGGFGRFLKRDNATACVTRSEAARICVEIDISKPVQNAFWLGTPGLAQSHFQEVFFESMLVYCLHCQKLGHVQHNCHRRVRVQSKDKQVINVVEGKTERPKQNWKVVGIRNTEAKLTDQDTVGGSQTKNEDNEEIPVSSVNGSPRCSLKLIDEALEFEIGCMAEREILRLGGLEEEGMLGNDTVVLDGDPEEELNELAAKNFDSDPNMNVL from the exons ATGTCGCTTCTGGGATTGCCGCCTAATTTCTTTCATGAATCGATGCTATGTAGTATTGGAGGGGGTTTTGGTCGCTTCTTGAAGAGGGATAATGCTACAGCTTGTGTAACTCGTTCGGAAGCTGCGAGAATATGTGTTGAAATTGATATATCTAAACCGGTGCAGAATGCTTTCTGGCTGGGCACTCCAGGCTTGGCGCAGAGTCATTTTCAAGAGGTATTTTTCGAGTCGATGCTTGTGTATTGTTTACATTGCCAAAAACTTGGTCATGTCCAACATAATTGCCATCGTCGTGTTCGAGTTCAGTCTAAAGATAAGCAGGTTATAAATGTAGTAGAGGGGAAGACAGAACGCCCGAAACAGAATTGGAAGGTAGTGGGGATTCGAAATACAGAGGCCAAGCTGACGGACCAAGATACTGTTGGGGGATCACAAACAAAAAAC GAGGATAATGAGGAGATACCAGTTAGCTCTGTAAATGGTTCTCCCCGCTGCTCGTTGAAATTAATAGATGAAGCTTTGGAATTTGAAATTGGTTGTATGGCTGAGAGAGAAATCTTGAGGTTGGGCGGACTTGAGGAGGAGGGGATGCTTGGGAATGACACAGTAGTTTTGGATGGAGACCCTGAGGAAGAACTAAACGAGTTAGCAGCAAAAAATTTTGACTCGGATCCCAACATGAATGTCCTTTGA
- the LOC108981015 gene encoding ABC transporter B family member 11-like isoform X2: MNEEKEESNTVPYYKLFSFADSLDYLLMFVGTVAAVGSGISMPFMTIIFGDTIDSFGGTVNTKDVVHEVSKMSFIKFVYLALGSSVASFFQMACWTVTGERQAARIRSLYLKTILRQDIGFFDKEIKTGEIVGRMSGDIVLIQDALGEKVGKFIQLVGTFIGGFVIAFVKGWLLALVMLSSFPPLVISAAAVSIIIGKMASNGQTAYSVAATVVEQAIGSIRTVASYTGEKEAITKYNKSLTNAYKSGVQEGLVSGLGLGAAMFIISCSYALAVWFGGKMILEKGYTGGDVINVVIAILSGSVSLGHASPCMSTFAAGQAAAFKMFETINKKPEIDAYNTNGLQLDDIRGDIELRDVYFSYPTRPEEHIFTGFSFSIPSGATAALVGQSGSGKSTVINLIERFYDPQAGEVLIDNINLREFQLKWIRQKMGLVSQEPVLFTSSIKDNIAYGKDGATTEEIRAAAELANAAKFIDKLPQGLDTMVGEHGTQLSGGQKQRIALARAILKDPRILLLDEATSALDAESERIVQEALDRIMTNRTTIIIAHRLSTVRNANMIAVIHQGKIVEKGTHSEMIKDPEGPYSQLIRLQNLSTMSEQIALNDQDRPEFVLNSGRNSSPQFSLLGSISLESPGIGNRRCHSFSTPFGVPTAVSVQETEAGKTSTPASAPAQLPLEVSLCRLAYLNKPEVPVLLLGTIAAAANGVILPSFGIVISGVIKTFYESGDELRKDSTFWALIFVLLGVASLLAQPSKSYFFAVAGCKLIRRIRLMCFKKVVYMEVSWFDEADHSSGALGARLSADAASVRGLVGDALALLVENLATAIAGLVIAFTANWILALIILVLLPLVGVNGYLQIKFLKGFRADAKKMYEEASQVANDAVGNIRTVSSFCAEEKVMELYCRKCEGPIKIGIRQGLINAVGFGLSLFLLFSVYACSFYVGARLVEDGKTTFSEVSRVFFALTMMAVGISQSGSLAPDASKAKSAAASIFAILDRKSKVDSSDTSGMTIENLKGDIEIHHVSFRYPTRPDVQIFRDLCLTIHSGKTVALVGESGSGKSTVISLLQRFYEPDSGHITLDGIELQKLQLKWLRQQMGLVSQEPVLFNDTIRANIAYGKEGNAAEEEILAAAELANANKFICSLQQGYDTTVGERGVQLSGGQKQRVAIARATLKAPKILLLDEATSALDAESEQVVQVALDRVMVHRTTVVVAHRFSTIKGADLIVVLKDGVVAEKGKHQTLINIKDGIYASLVALHIKAS; this comes from the exons atgaatgag GAGAAAGAGGAAAGCAATACAGTACCATATTACAAGCTTTTCTCCTTTGCTGACTCCCTGGATTATCTACTAATGTTTGTTGGCACAGTGGCTGCTGTTGGAAGTGGAATCTCTATGCCTTTCATGACCATAATCTTTGGAGATACGATTGATTCTTTTGGAGGAACAGTAAATACCAAAGATGTAGTTCATGAGGTTTCCAAG ATGTCCTTTATAAAGTTTGTATACTTGGCTTTGGGATCTAGCGTTGCATCATTTTTTC AGATGGCTTGTTGGACAGTGACTGGGGAGAGGCAGGCTGCAAGAATAAGAAGTTTATACTTAAAAACGATTCTGAGGCAAGATATTGGCTTCTTTGATAAGGAAATTAAAACAGGGGAAATAGTTGGGAGGATGTCAGGAGACATTGTACTTATTCAAGATGCATTGGGCGAGAAG GTTGGAAAGTTCATACAATTGGTAGGAACATTCATAGGAGGCTTTGTTATAGCATTTGTCAAGGGATGGCTTCTTGCCCTTGTCATGCTATCTTCTTTTCCACCTCTTGTCATCTCTGCTGCTGCCGTGAGCATCATTATAGGAAAGATGGCATCCAATGGGCAAACTGCTTATTCGGTAGCAGCAACTGTAGTAGAGCAAGCAATTGGTTCCATCAGAACT GTTGCATCCTATACAGGGGAGAAGGAAGCTATAACTAAGTACAATAAATCTTTAACCAATGCTTACAAGTCTGGTGTCCAAGAGGGCTTGGTTTCTGGGTTGGGACTTGGTGCAGCTATGTTTATTATTTCCTGCAGTTATGCTTTGGCAGTGTGGTTTGGTGGGAAAATGATTCTTGAGAAGGGATATACGGGAGGGGATGTCATTAATGTAGTTATTGCTATTCTTAGTGGCTCCGT ATCGCTTGGGCATGCATCTCCATGCATGAGCACTTTTGCTGCTGGACAAGCTGCAGCCTTTAAGATGTTTGAGACGATTAACAAGAAGCCAGAGATAGATGCTTACAACACTAATGGACTGCAATTAGATGATATTCGTGGAGATATAGAACTAAGGGATGTGTATTTTAGTTATCCTACAAGACCTGAAGAACATATATTCActggattttcattttcaataccCAGTGGTGCTACCGCTGCTTTGGTCGGGCAGAGTGGAAGTGGGAAATCAACAGTTATCAATTTGATTGAAAGATTTTATGATCCACAAGCTGGTGAGGTTCTTATTGACAACATTAATCTTAGAGAGTTCCAACTAAAATGGATCAGACAAAAAATGGGGCTTGTCAGCCAGGAACCTGTGTTATTTACCTCTAGCATTAAAGATAATATTGCTTATGGTAAGGATGGGGCAACTACTGAAGAGATAAGAGCTGCTGCTGAGCTGGCCAATGCTGCTAAATTCATTGATAAACTGCCACAG GGACTAGACACGATGGTGGGTGAGCATGGAACTCAGTTATCTGGGGGTCAAAAACAGAGAATTGCTTTAGCCAGAGCTATTCTAAAAGACCCCAGAATTCTATTACTAGACGAAGCCACAAGCGCTCTCGATGCAGAATCTGAGAGAATTGTCCAGGAAGCGTTGGATAGAATTATGACCAACCGAACAACCATTATTATTGCTCATCGCTTGAGTACAGTGAGGAATGCCAATATGATTGCTGTCATACATCAAGGGAAAATTGTTGAAAAGG GTACACATTCTGAGATGATTAAAGATCCTGAAGGACCATATAGCCAGCTTATACGGTTGCAAAATCTTAGCACAATGTCAGAACAAATTGCTTTAAATGACCAGGATAGGCCAGAATTTGTTTTGAATTCTGGAAGAAATTCAAGTCCGCAATTTTCATTGTTAGGATCCATAAGTCTGGAATCACCTGGAATTGGAAATAGGCGTTGTCACTCATTCTCAACTCCATTTGGTGTGCCCACTGCAGTAAGTGTGCAGGAAACAGAAGCTGGAAAAACTAGTACTCCTGCTTCAGCACCAGCCCAACTGCCTCTTGAAGTCTCACTTTGCCGTCTGGCTTATCTCAACAAGCCAGAGGTCCCAGTGTTACTGCTAGGCACCATAGCTGCTGCAGCCAATGGGGTAATTTTACCTTCTTTTGGGATAGTAATCTCTGGGGTAATCAAAACTTTCTATGAGTCAGGAGATGAGCTCCGTAAAGACTCAACATTTTGGGCATTAATCTTTGTTTTACTCGGTGTGGCATCTCTATTGGCTCAACCTTCAAAATCATACTTCTTTGCTGTTGCGGGATGTAAGTTGATAAGACGGATCCGACTAATGTGCTTCAAGAAAGTGGTTTATATGGAAGTAAGTTGGTTTGATGAAGCTGATCACTCAAGTGGTGCACTAGGTGCAAGACTCTCTGCAGATGCAGCTTCTGTGCGAGGCCTAGTTGGAGATGCACTTGCTTTGCTTGTTGAAAATCTTGCGACTGCTATTGCTGGCTTGGTTATTGCTTTCACAGCAAATTGGATACTGGCTCTGATAATCCTTGTTTTGCTGCCTCTCGTAGGAGTAAATGGATACCTGCAAATAAAGTTCCTGAAAGGATTCCGTGCAGATGCAAAG AAAATGTATGAAGAAGCTAGTCAAGTTGCAAATGATGCAGTAGGGAATATAAGAACAGTTTCTTCATTCTGTGCCGAAGAGAAGGTGATGGAATTGTACTGTAGAAAATGTGAAGGCCCTATTAAGATAGGTATAAGGCAAGGGTTAATCAACGCAGTAGGATTTGGGTTGTCGCTATTCTTGCTGTTTTCAGTATATGCATGCAGCTTTTATGTTGGAGCACGACTTGTCGAGGATGGCAAGACAACATTCTCGGAAGTTTCTCGT GTTTTCTTTGCTCTCACCATGATGGCCGTGGGAATTTCGCAGTCGGGTTCCCTGGCCCCTGATGCAAGTAAAGCAAAGAGTGCTGCTGCTTCTATATTTGCAATTCTTGACAGGAAATCAAAGGTAGATTCTAGTGATACCTCTGGAATGACGATAGAAAATTTAAAGGGTGATATTGAGATCCACCATGTAAGCTTCAGGTATCCCACGAGACCTGATGTTCAGATATTCCGGGATCTTTGCTTGACTATTCATTCTGGCAAG ACGGTTGCTTTGGTTGGTGAAAGTGGGAGCGGAAAGTCAACAGTGATCTCCTTGTTGCAGAGGTTCTATGAACCTGATTCTGGTCATATTACACTGGATGGAATTGAACTCCAAAAGCTACAACTGAAGTGGCTAAGGCAGCAAATGGGCTTGGTGAGTCAGGAGCCTGTGTTATTTAATGACACCATCCGGGCCAACATTGCCTATGGAAAGGAAGGAAATGCagcagaagaagaaattttAGCTGCAGCAGAATTAGCAAATGCCAACAAGTTTATTTGTAGTTTGCAACAG GGGTATGATACCACAGTGGGTGAGCGAGGGGTCCAACTGTCTGGGGGACAAAAACAACGAGTGGCGATAGCTCGAGCAACTTTGAAGGCTCCCAAAATATTACTGCTAGATGAAGCCACCAGTGCTCTTGATGCTGAGTCTGAACAAGTGGTTCAAGTTGCATTGGATCGAGTTATGGTACACCGAACCACGGTGGTGGTGGCACATCGTTTCTCCACGATTAAGGGGGCTGATTTAATTGTGGTGCTCAAAGATGGGGTGGTGGCAGAAAAAGGAAAGCATCAAACTTTGATCAATATCAAGGATGGCATTTATGCTTCCTTGGTAGCATTACATATCAAAGCTTCTTAA
- the LOC108981015 gene encoding ABC transporter B family member 11-like isoform X1 — translation MAEENTSHGQITLEQATAWTSIKVVDSGKNHESTDNQQNSNKTQEKEESNTVPYYKLFSFADSLDYLLMFVGTVAAVGSGISMPFMTIIFGDTIDSFGGTVNTKDVVHEVSKMSFIKFVYLALGSSVASFFQMACWTVTGERQAARIRSLYLKTILRQDIGFFDKEIKTGEIVGRMSGDIVLIQDALGEKVGKFIQLVGTFIGGFVIAFVKGWLLALVMLSSFPPLVISAAAVSIIIGKMASNGQTAYSVAATVVEQAIGSIRTVASYTGEKEAITKYNKSLTNAYKSGVQEGLVSGLGLGAAMFIISCSYALAVWFGGKMILEKGYTGGDVINVVIAILSGSVSLGHASPCMSTFAAGQAAAFKMFETINKKPEIDAYNTNGLQLDDIRGDIELRDVYFSYPTRPEEHIFTGFSFSIPSGATAALVGQSGSGKSTVINLIERFYDPQAGEVLIDNINLREFQLKWIRQKMGLVSQEPVLFTSSIKDNIAYGKDGATTEEIRAAAELANAAKFIDKLPQGLDTMVGEHGTQLSGGQKQRIALARAILKDPRILLLDEATSALDAESERIVQEALDRIMTNRTTIIIAHRLSTVRNANMIAVIHQGKIVEKGTHSEMIKDPEGPYSQLIRLQNLSTMSEQIALNDQDRPEFVLNSGRNSSPQFSLLGSISLESPGIGNRRCHSFSTPFGVPTAVSVQETEAGKTSTPASAPAQLPLEVSLCRLAYLNKPEVPVLLLGTIAAAANGVILPSFGIVISGVIKTFYESGDELRKDSTFWALIFVLLGVASLLAQPSKSYFFAVAGCKLIRRIRLMCFKKVVYMEVSWFDEADHSSGALGARLSADAASVRGLVGDALALLVENLATAIAGLVIAFTANWILALIILVLLPLVGVNGYLQIKFLKGFRADAKKMYEEASQVANDAVGNIRTVSSFCAEEKVMELYCRKCEGPIKIGIRQGLINAVGFGLSLFLLFSVYACSFYVGARLVEDGKTTFSEVSRVFFALTMMAVGISQSGSLAPDASKAKSAAASIFAILDRKSKVDSSDTSGMTIENLKGDIEIHHVSFRYPTRPDVQIFRDLCLTIHSGKTVALVGESGSGKSTVISLLQRFYEPDSGHITLDGIELQKLQLKWLRQQMGLVSQEPVLFNDTIRANIAYGKEGNAAEEEILAAAELANANKFICSLQQGYDTTVGERGVQLSGGQKQRVAIARATLKAPKILLLDEATSALDAESEQVVQVALDRVMVHRTTVVVAHRFSTIKGADLIVVLKDGVVAEKGKHQTLINIKDGIYASLVALHIKAS, via the exons ATGGCTGaggaaaatacttcacatggaCAAATAACCTTGGAACAGGCCACAGCATGGACAAGCATTAAAGTAGTCGATTCTGGAAAAAATCATGAAAGTACTGACAATCAGCAAAATTCAAACAAGACCCAGGAGAAAGAGGAAAGCAATACAGTACCATATTACAAGCTTTTCTCCTTTGCTGACTCCCTGGATTATCTACTAATGTTTGTTGGCACAGTGGCTGCTGTTGGAAGTGGAATCTCTATGCCTTTCATGACCATAATCTTTGGAGATACGATTGATTCTTTTGGAGGAACAGTAAATACCAAAGATGTAGTTCATGAGGTTTCCAAG ATGTCCTTTATAAAGTTTGTATACTTGGCTTTGGGATCTAGCGTTGCATCATTTTTTC AGATGGCTTGTTGGACAGTGACTGGGGAGAGGCAGGCTGCAAGAATAAGAAGTTTATACTTAAAAACGATTCTGAGGCAAGATATTGGCTTCTTTGATAAGGAAATTAAAACAGGGGAAATAGTTGGGAGGATGTCAGGAGACATTGTACTTATTCAAGATGCATTGGGCGAGAAG GTTGGAAAGTTCATACAATTGGTAGGAACATTCATAGGAGGCTTTGTTATAGCATTTGTCAAGGGATGGCTTCTTGCCCTTGTCATGCTATCTTCTTTTCCACCTCTTGTCATCTCTGCTGCTGCCGTGAGCATCATTATAGGAAAGATGGCATCCAATGGGCAAACTGCTTATTCGGTAGCAGCAACTGTAGTAGAGCAAGCAATTGGTTCCATCAGAACT GTTGCATCCTATACAGGGGAGAAGGAAGCTATAACTAAGTACAATAAATCTTTAACCAATGCTTACAAGTCTGGTGTCCAAGAGGGCTTGGTTTCTGGGTTGGGACTTGGTGCAGCTATGTTTATTATTTCCTGCAGTTATGCTTTGGCAGTGTGGTTTGGTGGGAAAATGATTCTTGAGAAGGGATATACGGGAGGGGATGTCATTAATGTAGTTATTGCTATTCTTAGTGGCTCCGT ATCGCTTGGGCATGCATCTCCATGCATGAGCACTTTTGCTGCTGGACAAGCTGCAGCCTTTAAGATGTTTGAGACGATTAACAAGAAGCCAGAGATAGATGCTTACAACACTAATGGACTGCAATTAGATGATATTCGTGGAGATATAGAACTAAGGGATGTGTATTTTAGTTATCCTACAAGACCTGAAGAACATATATTCActggattttcattttcaataccCAGTGGTGCTACCGCTGCTTTGGTCGGGCAGAGTGGAAGTGGGAAATCAACAGTTATCAATTTGATTGAAAGATTTTATGATCCACAAGCTGGTGAGGTTCTTATTGACAACATTAATCTTAGAGAGTTCCAACTAAAATGGATCAGACAAAAAATGGGGCTTGTCAGCCAGGAACCTGTGTTATTTACCTCTAGCATTAAAGATAATATTGCTTATGGTAAGGATGGGGCAACTACTGAAGAGATAAGAGCTGCTGCTGAGCTGGCCAATGCTGCTAAATTCATTGATAAACTGCCACAG GGACTAGACACGATGGTGGGTGAGCATGGAACTCAGTTATCTGGGGGTCAAAAACAGAGAATTGCTTTAGCCAGAGCTATTCTAAAAGACCCCAGAATTCTATTACTAGACGAAGCCACAAGCGCTCTCGATGCAGAATCTGAGAGAATTGTCCAGGAAGCGTTGGATAGAATTATGACCAACCGAACAACCATTATTATTGCTCATCGCTTGAGTACAGTGAGGAATGCCAATATGATTGCTGTCATACATCAAGGGAAAATTGTTGAAAAGG GTACACATTCTGAGATGATTAAAGATCCTGAAGGACCATATAGCCAGCTTATACGGTTGCAAAATCTTAGCACAATGTCAGAACAAATTGCTTTAAATGACCAGGATAGGCCAGAATTTGTTTTGAATTCTGGAAGAAATTCAAGTCCGCAATTTTCATTGTTAGGATCCATAAGTCTGGAATCACCTGGAATTGGAAATAGGCGTTGTCACTCATTCTCAACTCCATTTGGTGTGCCCACTGCAGTAAGTGTGCAGGAAACAGAAGCTGGAAAAACTAGTACTCCTGCTTCAGCACCAGCCCAACTGCCTCTTGAAGTCTCACTTTGCCGTCTGGCTTATCTCAACAAGCCAGAGGTCCCAGTGTTACTGCTAGGCACCATAGCTGCTGCAGCCAATGGGGTAATTTTACCTTCTTTTGGGATAGTAATCTCTGGGGTAATCAAAACTTTCTATGAGTCAGGAGATGAGCTCCGTAAAGACTCAACATTTTGGGCATTAATCTTTGTTTTACTCGGTGTGGCATCTCTATTGGCTCAACCTTCAAAATCATACTTCTTTGCTGTTGCGGGATGTAAGTTGATAAGACGGATCCGACTAATGTGCTTCAAGAAAGTGGTTTATATGGAAGTAAGTTGGTTTGATGAAGCTGATCACTCAAGTGGTGCACTAGGTGCAAGACTCTCTGCAGATGCAGCTTCTGTGCGAGGCCTAGTTGGAGATGCACTTGCTTTGCTTGTTGAAAATCTTGCGACTGCTATTGCTGGCTTGGTTATTGCTTTCACAGCAAATTGGATACTGGCTCTGATAATCCTTGTTTTGCTGCCTCTCGTAGGAGTAAATGGATACCTGCAAATAAAGTTCCTGAAAGGATTCCGTGCAGATGCAAAG AAAATGTATGAAGAAGCTAGTCAAGTTGCAAATGATGCAGTAGGGAATATAAGAACAGTTTCTTCATTCTGTGCCGAAGAGAAGGTGATGGAATTGTACTGTAGAAAATGTGAAGGCCCTATTAAGATAGGTATAAGGCAAGGGTTAATCAACGCAGTAGGATTTGGGTTGTCGCTATTCTTGCTGTTTTCAGTATATGCATGCAGCTTTTATGTTGGAGCACGACTTGTCGAGGATGGCAAGACAACATTCTCGGAAGTTTCTCGT GTTTTCTTTGCTCTCACCATGATGGCCGTGGGAATTTCGCAGTCGGGTTCCCTGGCCCCTGATGCAAGTAAAGCAAAGAGTGCTGCTGCTTCTATATTTGCAATTCTTGACAGGAAATCAAAGGTAGATTCTAGTGATACCTCTGGAATGACGATAGAAAATTTAAAGGGTGATATTGAGATCCACCATGTAAGCTTCAGGTATCCCACGAGACCTGATGTTCAGATATTCCGGGATCTTTGCTTGACTATTCATTCTGGCAAG ACGGTTGCTTTGGTTGGTGAAAGTGGGAGCGGAAAGTCAACAGTGATCTCCTTGTTGCAGAGGTTCTATGAACCTGATTCTGGTCATATTACACTGGATGGAATTGAACTCCAAAAGCTACAACTGAAGTGGCTAAGGCAGCAAATGGGCTTGGTGAGTCAGGAGCCTGTGTTATTTAATGACACCATCCGGGCCAACATTGCCTATGGAAAGGAAGGAAATGCagcagaagaagaaattttAGCTGCAGCAGAATTAGCAAATGCCAACAAGTTTATTTGTAGTTTGCAACAG GGGTATGATACCACAGTGGGTGAGCGAGGGGTCCAACTGTCTGGGGGACAAAAACAACGAGTGGCGATAGCTCGAGCAACTTTGAAGGCTCCCAAAATATTACTGCTAGATGAAGCCACCAGTGCTCTTGATGCTGAGTCTGAACAAGTGGTTCAAGTTGCATTGGATCGAGTTATGGTACACCGAACCACGGTGGTGGTGGCACATCGTTTCTCCACGATTAAGGGGGCTGATTTAATTGTGGTGCTCAAAGATGGGGTGGTGGCAGAAAAAGGAAAGCATCAAACTTTGATCAATATCAAGGATGGCATTTATGCTTCCTTGGTAGCATTACATATCAAAGCTTCTTAA